One Azospirillum sp. B510 genomic window carries:
- the rnc gene encoding ribonuclease III — protein MSTATKVPAEAGTGSEFGNDAAVQSADVAGLARALGHEFSNPTLLCDAVTHPSLMGLERTGRKGHKGPGIAYERLEFLGDRVVGLVVAQWLLERYPDEREGALAKRHAALVRRESLGRVADAIGLGAYLRLSPAEAQSGGRENRTILGDACEAVLGAMYLDGGLEPVTRFVRQALAGEIDKATPPPLDSKTTLQEWAQGRGKPLPRYELTERSGPAHEPLFVVAVHVAGMDPVSGSGSSKRIAEKKAASALLRQVGVQVDD, from the coding sequence GTGTCCACCGCAACCAAGGTGCCCGCCGAGGCGGGCACCGGCTCCGAATTCGGAAATGACGCTGCCGTCCAGTCCGCGGATGTCGCGGGGCTGGCCCGTGCGCTGGGTCATGAGTTTTCCAATCCGACGCTTCTGTGCGATGCCGTGACCCATCCCAGCCTGATGGGGTTGGAGCGCACCGGCCGGAAGGGGCACAAGGGACCGGGCATCGCTTATGAGCGGCTGGAGTTCCTGGGCGACCGCGTCGTCGGGCTTGTCGTGGCGCAATGGCTGCTGGAACGTTATCCCGACGAACGCGAAGGAGCGCTGGCCAAGCGGCATGCGGCGCTGGTGCGCCGGGAATCGCTGGGCCGCGTCGCCGACGCCATCGGCCTGGGCGCTTATCTGCGCCTGTCGCCGGCGGAGGCGCAGAGCGGCGGCCGCGAGAACCGCACCATCCTGGGCGACGCCTGCGAGGCGGTGCTGGGCGCCATGTATCTCGACGGCGGGCTGGAGCCGGTGACGCGCTTCGTCCGCCAGGCGCTGGCCGGCGAGATCGACAAGGCGACGCCGCCGCCGCTCGACAGCAAGACGACCTTGCAGGAATGGGCGCAGGGGCGCGGCAAGCCGCTGCCCCGCTATGAATTGACCGAACGCAGCGGCCCGGCGCACGAGCCGCTGTTCGTGGTCGCGGTGCATGTCGCGGGCATGGATCCGGTTTCCGGTTCCGGCTCGTCCAAGCGCATCGCGGAGAAGAAGGCGGCCAGCGCGTTGCTGCGCCAGGTGGGAGTGCAAGTCGATGACTGA
- a CDS encoding pyridoxine 5'-phosphate synthase, with amino-acid sequence MSRFPRLGVNIDHVATVRNARGGAHPDPVRAARLAIEAGADGITAHLREDRRHIVDRDIERLMAEIDRPLNFEMAATDEMLAIALRHKPHAACLVPEKRTEVTTEGGLDVVGQYDQLVRRVGDLGAAGIRVSLFIDPEPAQLDAAKRLGAPVVELHTGAYCDAHTNPQGAAEREAELARIVRAAAHAEAIGLECHAGHGLSYDSVGPVAAIPTIVELNIGHFLIGEAIFVGLTNAIARMRKAMDTARAAALRPDAASL; translated from the coding sequence ATGTCCCGCTTCCCGCGCCTCGGCGTGAACATCGACCATGTGGCGACCGTCCGCAATGCGCGCGGCGGGGCGCATCCCGACCCCGTGCGCGCGGCGCGTCTCGCCATCGAGGCCGGGGCCGACGGCATCACAGCCCATCTGCGCGAGGACCGGCGCCACATCGTCGATCGCGACATCGAGCGGCTGATGGCCGAGATCGACCGCCCGCTGAATTTCGAGATGGCCGCGACCGACGAGATGCTGGCCATCGCGCTCCGCCACAAGCCGCACGCCGCCTGCCTCGTCCCGGAAAAGCGCACCGAGGTGACGACCGAGGGCGGGCTCGACGTCGTCGGCCAGTATGACCAACTCGTGCGCCGGGTCGGCGATCTCGGCGCCGCCGGCATCCGCGTGTCGCTGTTCATCGATCCCGAACCGGCCCAGCTCGATGCCGCCAAGCGTCTCGGCGCCCCGGTGGTCGAACTGCACACCGGCGCCTATTGCGACGCCCATACCAACCCCCAGGGGGCGGCCGAGCGTGAGGCGGAACTGGCGCGCATCGTCCGCGCCGCCGCCCATGCCGAGGCCATCGGGCTGGAATGCCATGCCGGCCACGGGTTGAGCTATGACAGCGTCGGCCCGGTGGCGGCGATCCCGACCATCGTCGAGCTGAACATCGGCCATTTCCTGATTGGCGAGGCGATCTTCGTCGGGCTGACCAACGCCATCGCCCGCATGCGCAAGGCGATGGACACGGCGCGGGCGGCCGCGCTCCGGCCCGATGCGGCATCCCTATGA
- a CDS encoding (2Fe-2S)-binding protein, translating to MYVCICHALNDKKVKAALDQGATTPASVFRHHDCQVQCGKCVPTMRSMVSEYRATMVQQAATAATGAVPAPCRGGPAPEAANAEAISAYAIAAE from the coding sequence ATGTACGTCTGCATCTGCCACGCGTTGAACGACAAGAAGGTCAAGGCCGCGCTGGATCAAGGCGCCACAACCCCGGCCTCGGTGTTCCGCCATCACGATTGTCAGGTCCAATGCGGCAAATGCGTGCCGACGATGCGCAGCATGGTCAGCGAGTATCGCGCCACCATGGTCCAGCAGGCCGCCACCGCCGCCACGGGCGCCGTTCCGGCTCCCTGCCGCGGCGGCCCGGCCCCGGAAGCGGCGAATGCCGAAGCCATTTCCGCCTACGCCATCGCAGCCGAATAG
- the era gene encoding GTPase Era encodes MPDHPRCGFIALVGAPNAGKSTLLNAMIGSKVSIVSPKVQTTRTRVLGITIQGDAQMIFVDTPGIFKPKRRLDRAMVAAAWQGAEDADVIGVLYDVSRRSIDEDTRSIVARLKEQGREAILILNKIDLVKRDVLLGIADAFRQEGIFSDIFMVSAFTEDGVGDLKQFLADRLPEGPWHFPEDQISDMPMRLLAAEITREKLFLQLHQELPYSATVETEVWEEFDDGSVKISQVIFVQRESQKAIVLGKGGQRIKALGSAARTELTEMLERRVHLILFVKVREGWVDDPERYSAWGLDFGAS; translated from the coding sequence ATGCCCGATCATCCGCGCTGCGGCTTCATCGCCCTGGTCGGCGCGCCGAACGCCGGCAAGTCGACCCTGCTGAACGCGATGATCGGCAGCAAGGTGTCGATCGTCAGCCCGAAGGTGCAGACCACGCGCACCCGCGTGCTGGGCATCACCATCCAGGGCGACGCCCAGATGATCTTCGTCGACACCCCCGGCATCTTCAAGCCGAAGCGCCGGCTGGACCGCGCCATGGTGGCGGCGGCCTGGCAGGGGGCGGAGGATGCCGACGTCATCGGCGTGCTGTATGACGTGTCGCGCCGTTCCATCGACGAGGACACCCGCAGCATCGTCGCCCGGCTGAAGGAGCAGGGGCGCGAGGCGATCCTCATCCTGAACAAGATCGATCTGGTGAAGCGCGACGTCCTGTTGGGCATCGCCGACGCCTTCCGGCAGGAGGGCATCTTCTCCGACATCTTCATGGTGTCGGCCTTCACCGAGGACGGTGTCGGCGATCTGAAGCAGTTCCTGGCCGACCGCCTGCCGGAGGGGCCGTGGCATTTCCCGGAGGACCAGATCTCCGACATGCCGATGCGCCTGCTGGCGGCGGAGATCACCCGCGAGAAGCTGTTCCTGCAACTTCACCAGGAGCTCCCCTATTCCGCCACGGTCGAGACCGAGGTTTGGGAGGAGTTCGACGACGGCTCCGTCAAGATCTCGCAGGTCATCTTCGTGCAGCGTGAGAGCCAGAAGGCCATCGTGCTGGGCAAGGGGGGCCAGCGGATCAAAGCGCTGGGATCCGCCGCGCGGACCGAACTGACGGAGATGCTGGAACGCCGCGTCCACCTGATCCTGTTCGTGAAGGTGCGCGAAGGCTGGGTCGACGATCCCGAACGCTATTCGGCCTGGGGGTTGGATTTCGGGGCTTCCTGA
- the lepB gene encoding signal peptidase I: MTFQKETASDAKTKDSGFAETVKTVIFAVLIAFGVRTFAFEPFNIPSGSMIPTLLIGDYLFVSKYSYGYSKYTVGFGLPLFEGRILGSMPERGDVAVFKLPRDNKTDYIKRVIGLPGDSVQMIGGILHINGQPVKRERIEDYVTTDSLGRSIRTAQFIETLPNGRTHRIIEESDNGPLDNTPVFKVPEGHLFMMGDNRDNSLDSRVPSQVGFVPVENLVGRAEFLFFSLDEGTRFYEIWRWPLDLRFSRLFNGVR, from the coding sequence ATGACCTTTCAGAAAGAAACGGCGTCCGACGCCAAGACCAAGGACTCCGGGTTCGCCGAAACCGTCAAGACGGTGATCTTCGCCGTGCTGATCGCCTTCGGCGTGCGGACCTTCGCCTTCGAGCCGTTCAACATCCCGTCTGGATCGATGATCCCGACCCTGCTGATCGGCGACTACCTGTTCGTGTCGAAATACAGCTACGGCTACAGCAAATACACGGTCGGCTTCGGCCTGCCTCTGTTCGAGGGCCGCATCCTCGGCTCCATGCCCGAGCGTGGCGATGTCGCCGTGTTCAAGCTGCCGCGCGACAACAAGACCGACTATATCAAGCGCGTGATCGGCCTGCCCGGCGATAGCGTGCAGATGATCGGCGGCATCCTTCACATCAACGGCCAGCCGGTGAAGCGCGAGCGGATCGAGGATTACGTCACCACGGATTCGCTGGGTCGCAGCATCCGCACCGCGCAGTTCATCGAAACGCTGCCCAACGGCCGCACCCATCGCATCATCGAGGAGTCGGACAACGGCCCGCTCGACAACACGCCGGTGTTCAAGGTGCCGGAAGGTCATCTGTTCATGATGGGCGACAACCGCGACAACTCGCTCGACAGCCGCGTGCCGTCGCAGGTCGGTTTCGTTCCCGTCGAGAATCTGGTCGGCCGGGCCGAATTCCTGTTCTTCTCGCTCGACGAGGGCACCCGCTTCTACGAGATCTGGCGCTGGCCGCTCGATCTGCGCTTCAGCCGCCTGTTCAACGGAGTCCGGTAA
- a CDS encoding matrixin family metalloprotease, with protein MSESALTSYIAALLPSDTPHWGANGSVLDGSSVGGAATITYGFLSSSRQVSSGDATGFAAMNTAQRTAVRQALAAWSAVANISFVEISDAASAEIAFGTNRQSGRSAAYAYYPSTGSQGGQVFLANDSAGNTNPTTGSYSYMTVIHEIGHALGLKHPGNYDAGSGSGTEGPYLPAATDNYAYSIMSYNANSRLPSGGYLTGPSLYDIAAIQYLYGANMSAAPGDTSYTLNTASFTTLWDPNGRNSLNGSAQTTSLSLDLRGGQFSSAGGTTFLALAYGTRIQAATGGSGNDTFTVNTLGDVLDGGAGTDTVVFSGSRAQYRVQQFDGSRYIVSGADGNALLTNIEFLRFSDGTTALSSASSGSFDALRYIASSADLIGALGANAAAGTQHLISSGLYEGRSLTGFDPYNYIAGYVDLMNAFGADTTAATSHFIAYGYREGRGSTLFDTLSYEASNPDLIVAFGNNREAVELHYIVSGRFEGRSLTRFNAAAYLAANPDVNAAVGGSLAGARQHYVSSGFAEGRALG; from the coding sequence ATGAGCGAATCCGCGTTGACCAGCTATATCGCCGCCCTTCTGCCCAGCGACACGCCGCATTGGGGCGCCAACGGCTCCGTGCTGGACGGCAGCTCCGTCGGTGGCGCGGCGACGATCACCTATGGCTTCCTGAGCAGTTCCCGGCAGGTCTCCTCCGGCGATGCCACCGGCTTCGCCGCCATGAACACCGCCCAGCGCACCGCCGTCCGGCAAGCGCTGGCGGCCTGGAGCGCCGTCGCCAACATCAGCTTCGTCGAGATCTCCGACGCCGCCAGCGCCGAGATCGCCTTCGGGACCAACCGGCAGAGCGGCCGGTCGGCGGCCTATGCCTATTACCCGTCCACCGGCTCCCAGGGTGGCCAGGTGTTCCTGGCCAACGACAGCGCCGGCAACACGAACCCGACAACGGGCAGCTACAGCTACATGACGGTGATCCACGAGATCGGTCACGCGCTGGGCCTGAAACATCCCGGCAACTACGACGCCGGCAGCGGCAGCGGAACGGAAGGCCCCTACCTGCCGGCCGCGACGGACAATTATGCCTACAGCATCATGTCCTATAACGCGAACAGCCGGCTCCCGTCGGGCGGCTATCTGACCGGGCCCAGCCTCTATGACATCGCCGCGATCCAGTATCTCTATGGCGCCAACATGTCCGCCGCCCCCGGGGATACGAGCTACACGCTGAACACCGCCAGCTTCACCACCCTGTGGGATCCGAACGGACGCAACAGCCTGAACGGCAGCGCCCAGACCACCTCCCTTTCGCTCGACCTGCGCGGCGGCCAGTTCAGCAGCGCCGGCGGCACGACCTTTCTGGCGCTGGCCTATGGCACCCGGATTCAGGCGGCGACCGGCGGCAGCGGCAACGACACCTTCACCGTCAACACGCTCGGCGACGTGCTGGACGGCGGCGCCGGCACTGACACCGTGGTGTTCAGCGGCAGCAGGGCGCAATACCGCGTCCAGCAGTTCGACGGCAGCCGTTACATCGTCAGCGGTGCGGATGGCAATGCTCTGCTGACCAACATCGAATTCCTGCGCTTCTCCGATGGCACCACCGCCCTCTCGTCCGCGAGCAGCGGCAGTTTCGACGCGCTGCGCTACATCGCGTCGAGCGCCGACCTGATCGGCGCGCTGGGCGCCAATGCGGCCGCCGGGACACAGCACCTCATCAGCTCCGGCCTTTATGAAGGGCGCAGCCTGACCGGCTTTGATCCCTACAATTATATCGCCGGCTATGTCGATCTGATGAACGCCTTCGGCGCCGACACCACCGCCGCGACCAGCCATTTCATCGCCTACGGCTATCGCGAGGGCCGCGGTTCAACCTTGTTCGACACGCTGTCCTATGAGGCCAGCAACCCCGACCTGATCGTCGCCTTCGGCAACAATCGCGAGGCGGTGGAACTGCATTACATCGTCAGCGGCCGTTTCGAAGGGCGTTCCCTGACCCGTTTCAACGCCGCCGCCTACCTGGCGGCCAACCCCGATGTCAACGCCGCGGTCGGCGGCAGTCTGGCCGGCGCCAGGCAGCATTATGTCAGCTCCGGCTTCGCCGAAGGGCGGGCACTCGGCTGA
- a CDS encoding recombinase family protein has product MFVRAYLRASTTEQDATRAREQIAAFAAERGLTIAATYVENESGATLARPELFRLLADSQPGDLILVEQVDRLSRLTAADWTRLRAELDQRQIRVVALDLPTSWMLAAPTDEFTARMFSAVNSMMLDVLAAVARKDYEDRRRRQAQGQAKAKEAGLYRGRPADEKRNAGIAAMLAKGLTYSQIQATTGASRATIAKIAKKAIVEAGK; this is encoded by the coding sequence ATGTTCGTTCGAGCTTACCTCCGAGCCAGCACCACCGAGCAAGACGCGACCCGCGCCCGCGAGCAAATTGCCGCGTTCGCGGCCGAACGCGGCCTGACCATCGCCGCCACTTACGTGGAGAACGAGTCGGGCGCGACGCTCGCCCGACCCGAGCTATTTCGCCTACTGGCCGATAGCCAGCCCGGCGACCTGATTCTGGTCGAACAGGTAGATCGACTCAGCAGGCTGACCGCCGCCGACTGGACCCGGCTTCGCGCAGAACTCGACCAACGACAAATCCGGGTGGTGGCGCTCGACCTCCCTACGTCGTGGATGTTGGCCGCCCCAACGGACGAATTTACAGCCCGCATGTTTTCGGCGGTGAACAGCATGATGTTGGACGTGCTCGCCGCCGTAGCCCGAAAGGATTACGAAGACCGCCGTCGCCGCCAAGCGCAGGGACAGGCGAAGGCCAAGGAAGCGGGTCTATACCGTGGTCGCCCGGCCGACGAGAAGCGCAACGCCGGGATCGCGGCGATGCTCGCCAAGGGGCTGACCTACAGCCAAATCCAGGCCACGACCGGCGCCAGCCGCGCGACCATCGCGAAGATCGCGAAGAAGGCCATAGTGGAGGCGGGCAAGTGA
- a CDS encoding tyrosine-type recombinase/integrase gives MNIIPFRKTVQHQPASAPDRVELKNGRLVIHRRRGSGYWQMRARLPGEKDYVRVSLKTSREEEARELALREYIKLEMKIEEGIPIRSHKFGDAAKKYRKWLEDQLNIKATSADMTRNLLGALNRYVEPYFGAKDMSEFRHKAAEKLSEGYYHWRATNGKGKASVPAWKTVNFEYMAVNAVIEHAVKLNWIDDRNACKLKLPKFVATPTNRRPGFTEEEYLKLARYMWRRWVKVKDKRQVYTRQMVRHLILVMVNSGMRTNDIEFFRWRDMKEEVDQNGETHFMLYLQGKQGRSGSTPPAWCAAQPRTKVFLERWKEICVNIGDDDLVFSTKKGGKLEYSKIVEDLFREAGVLQDQNGKKRTLYSCRHTYAMLRLQAGASIGDIARNMRTSVAMIEKHYGQVQAIERAAAVTGPKLPRRTKQQTGASGGTTAGVDAAAG, from the coding sequence ATGAACATCATCCCATTTCGGAAGACTGTGCAACATCAACCGGCGTCGGCGCCGGATCGAGTCGAACTCAAGAACGGGCGGCTGGTGATCCACCGGCGACGGGGCAGCGGCTATTGGCAGATGCGGGCGCGGCTCCCCGGCGAGAAAGATTATGTTCGCGTGAGTCTGAAGACCTCGCGCGAGGAAGAGGCGCGTGAACTCGCGTTGCGCGAATACATCAAGCTCGAAATGAAGATCGAAGAAGGCATCCCGATCCGGTCGCACAAATTCGGCGACGCCGCCAAAAAATACCGCAAGTGGCTCGAAGATCAACTGAACATCAAAGCGACTTCTGCCGACATGACCCGAAATCTGCTCGGTGCCCTTAACCGTTACGTCGAACCGTATTTCGGCGCTAAAGACATGTCCGAGTTTCGCCACAAGGCCGCCGAAAAACTGTCCGAAGGCTACTACCATTGGCGTGCGACGAACGGAAAGGGCAAAGCTTCCGTTCCAGCTTGGAAGACCGTCAACTTCGAATACATGGCTGTGAACGCCGTCATCGAACATGCGGTGAAGCTGAACTGGATCGATGACCGGAACGCCTGCAAACTCAAGTTGCCAAAATTTGTGGCTACGCCGACCAACCGGCGCCCTGGGTTCACCGAAGAGGAATACCTCAAACTGGCCCGTTACATGTGGCGGCGCTGGGTGAAGGTGAAAGACAAACGGCAGGTCTACACCCGGCAAATGGTCCGCCACTTGATTTTGGTGATGGTCAACTCCGGGATGCGCACAAACGACATCGAGTTCTTCCGGTGGCGGGACATGAAGGAGGAAGTTGACCAGAACGGTGAAACTCACTTCATGCTTTACCTCCAAGGAAAACAAGGGCGAAGCGGATCGACTCCGCCAGCTTGGTGCGCCGCTCAACCTCGCACGAAAGTGTTTCTTGAGCGATGGAAAGAAATTTGCGTCAACATCGGCGACGACGATCTAGTCTTCTCAACTAAGAAAGGCGGAAAGCTGGAATACTCCAAAATCGTCGAAGACCTATTCCGCGAGGCTGGCGTTCTTCAAGATCAAAACGGCAAGAAGCGGACGCTTTACTCGTGCCGCCACACTTATGCCATGCTTCGGCTTCAGGCAGGTGCATCCATCGGCGACATTGCGCGCAACATGCGAACCTCGGTCGCGATGATCGAGAAACATTATGGTCAGGTTCAGGCCATCGAGCGGGCGGCTGCCGTGACCGGGCCGAAACTGCCGCGCCGCACCAAGCAGCAGACGGGCGCCAGCGGCGGAACCACAGCCGGGGTTGATGCAGCAGCAGGCTGA
- a CDS encoding Panacea domain-containing protein has product MNETVRAGLDGRAVANFVLDFCEARGRKVTNLALQKIVYFCHVWSLIMLDRPLVKHQFEAWQYGPVLQYLYRQFKAFDRRPIEGRATEIDPATGANRVVTYRFDDDTEHMLQEIVDFYSRISAGDLVELSHAAGSPWDQVWNHKESVNPGMKIGNDQIVAYYSKVPPPFPIQ; this is encoded by the coding sequence ATGAATGAAACTGTGCGCGCCGGGCTAGACGGAAGGGCGGTTGCGAACTTCGTCCTCGACTTCTGCGAGGCGCGGGGCCGCAAGGTAACAAATCTTGCGTTGCAGAAGATTGTCTATTTCTGCCACGTCTGGTCGCTCATCATGCTGGACCGTCCGCTGGTCAAGCATCAGTTCGAAGCGTGGCAGTATGGTCCGGTTCTGCAATACCTCTACCGCCAATTCAAGGCGTTTGACCGGCGGCCAATAGAGGGCCGTGCGACCGAAATCGACCCCGCCACCGGAGCAAACCGCGTCGTTACCTACCGATTCGACGATGACACCGAACATATGCTACAAGAGATTGTTGATTTCTACAGCCGCATCAGTGCGGGCGATCTTGTGGAACTGAGTCACGCAGCGGGAAGCCCTTGGGATCAGGTCTGGAACCACAAGGAGAGTGTCAACCCCGGCATGAAGATTGGCAACGACCAGATTGTCGCGTATTATTCGAAGGTTCCCCCGCCTTTCCCAATACAGTAG
- the acpS gene encoding holo-ACP synthase, whose amino-acid sequence MMMSGTILGIGNDLIDIRRVEKSLERFGQRFIDRIFTDVEQAKSERRAGSAAKNNARASTYAKRFAAKEACSKALGTGFRDGVFWRDMGVVNLPSGQPTMRLTGGALARLEAITPPGMRARIHVTLTDEYPMAEAFVVISAEPIDPATPTRTATPE is encoded by the coding sequence ATGATGATGTCCGGCACCATCCTCGGCATCGGCAACGACCTGATCGACATCAGACGGGTCGAGAAGTCGCTGGAGCGCTTCGGACAGCGCTTCATCGACCGCATCTTCACCGACGTCGAGCAGGCCAAGTCCGAGCGCCGCGCCGGCTCCGCCGCGAAGAACAACGCCCGCGCCTCGACCTACGCCAAACGCTTCGCCGCCAAGGAGGCCTGCTCCAAGGCGCTCGGCACCGGCTTCCGCGACGGGGTGTTCTGGCGTGACATGGGGGTGGTGAACCTGCCGTCCGGCCAGCCGACCATGCGGCTGACCGGCGGCGCGCTCGCCCGGCTGGAGGCGATCACGCCCCCGGGCATGCGCGCCCGCATCCATGTGACGCTGACCGACGAATATCCGATGGCCGAGGCCTTCGTCGTGATCAGCGCCGAACCGATCGATCCCGCAACGCCCACCAGGACGGCGACCCCAGAATGA
- a CDS encoding patatin-like phospholipase family protein codes for MAKGTDLKIGLALGSGAARGWAHIGVLRALAEVGIKPDVICGTSIGAAVGAAYLTDQLDELQAWAQKMGWLGMLGIIDLTFRRGGLVAAEKAFGRFDNERSNVLIEDLPLPFATVATDLSTGREIWLRDGPLMSAVLASAAMPGLFPAVRRDHHLLVDGALVNPVPVSLCRALGADVVVAVNLNSELSPLGRPNGRSNGKAATTRQPEPEKEAVREAVVAGGDAGSPTLSHLTSQISTWLGRKPSRRTRFLADQIDDAQAHKQMPNALEVMAGSIDIMQDRITRSRLAGEPPDVLIAPRLAHIGILEFDRAAEAVEIGHAAASMLRPSIEMALRRA; via the coding sequence ATGGCGAAGGGAACCGACCTGAAGATCGGGCTTGCGCTGGGCAGCGGCGCTGCGCGGGGCTGGGCGCATATTGGCGTCCTGCGGGCGCTCGCGGAAGTCGGGATCAAACCTGATGTCATCTGCGGCACGTCGATCGGAGCGGCGGTGGGAGCCGCCTATCTGACCGACCAGTTGGATGAATTGCAGGCCTGGGCGCAAAAGATGGGGTGGCTCGGCATGCTGGGCATCATCGACCTCACCTTCCGGCGCGGCGGTCTGGTCGCCGCCGAAAAGGCGTTCGGGCGCTTCGACAATGAACGCAGCAATGTTCTGATCGAGGATCTGCCCCTGCCCTTCGCCACGGTCGCCACCGATCTCTCGACGGGGCGCGAGATCTGGCTGCGCGACGGTCCGCTGATGTCGGCGGTGCTGGCGTCGGCCGCCATGCCCGGCCTGTTCCCGGCGGTGCGGCGCGATCATCACCTGCTGGTGGACGGCGCGCTGGTCAATCCGGTGCCGGTGTCGCTCTGCCGGGCGCTGGGCGCCGACGTGGTGGTCGCCGTCAACCTGAACAGCGAGCTGTCGCCCCTCGGTCGCCCGAACGGCCGGAGCAACGGCAAAGCGGCGACAACCAGGCAGCCGGAACCGGAGAAGGAGGCGGTACGGGAAGCGGTGGTCGCCGGCGGCGATGCCGGCTCCCCCACGCTGTCGCACCTGACCAGCCAGATCTCCACCTGGCTTGGCCGGAAGCCCAGCCGGCGCACCCGGTTCCTGGCCGACCAGATCGACGATGCCCAGGCCCACAAACAGATGCCGAACGCGCTGGAGGTGATGGCGGGGTCGATCGACATCATGCAGGACCGCATCACCCGCTCGCGCCTGGCCGGCGAGCCGCCGGACGTGCTGATCGCGCCCAGGCTGGCCCATATCGGCATCCTGGAGTTCGACCGCGCCGCCGAGGCGGTGGAGATCGGTCACGCGGCCGCCTCGATGCTGCGTCCATCGATCGAGATGGCTCTGCGCCGTGCCTGA
- a CDS encoding DUF6232 family protein: MNKTDVIYSSGGTRVTTTLVEIAGTTYAVQSIGSVRIAEIPKSGGGGAALLAFIGGGLLVLGLFAALGGGGGMSLGMMLVGALLCIPAVQHSKRPPEYALTLATASGDRQALTSTDRAALSGIRSAIEKAMASAREVRPAADVHPPAPPTDDTKVCPRCAETIKAAAVVCRYCNHEFSPSLANS, translated from the coding sequence ATGAACAAGACTGATGTTATCTACTCCTCCGGCGGCACTCGCGTGACAACCACGCTCGTTGAAATCGCGGGCACCACCTATGCGGTGCAGTCCATTGGTTCGGTGCGAATTGCAGAAATCCCGAAGTCCGGCGGTGGCGGGGCTGCACTTCTGGCGTTCATCGGAGGCGGATTGCTGGTCCTTGGGCTATTTGCCGCGCTGGGGGGAGGCGGAGGCATGAGCCTTGGCATGATGTTGGTGGGGGCGTTGCTGTGCATTCCTGCTGTCCAGCATTCAAAACGCCCTCCCGAATACGCCCTTACCCTTGCAACTGCGTCTGGTGACCGCCAAGCCCTTACCTCGACGGATCGTGCCGCGCTCTCTGGAATTCGCAGCGCCATCGAGAAGGCGATGGCGTCGGCGAGGGAAGTCCGTCCCGCCGCCGATGTTCATCCTCCAGCACCGCCTACCGACGACACCAAGGTTTGCCCGCGCTGTGCTGAAACGATCAAAGCGGCGGCCGTGGTGTGCCGCTACTGTAACCATGAGTTTTCCCCGTCACTTGCCAATTCCTGA
- a CDS encoding SAM-dependent methyltransferase — protein sequence MDDSTPQNAPDTAPQASAGAVVTPLGQTVYLAADGFLDDLVAELGDVASVDGRLVFVDGPARPAAWAQNIWHDPVRIEFPSIKGGAKALRGIQRNWALWSQRHHRRAALIQENLPHVSAKPVVFPSPLPTAPLGSWTLTDESTIIAAARCSNPFRNGEVTFVENRTAPPNRAYLKLWEALTLFGEQPGPGDRCLDLGACPGGWTWVLHELGASVVSVDKAPLDPAIAALPRVEIRQESAFGLKPAAVGPVDWLCCDVICYPTRLLRLVTEWMESGLAKRFICTLKFQAETDHETARAFAAIPGGRVLHLHHNKHELTWMWPSY from the coding sequence ATGGATGACAGCACCCCCCAAAACGCTCCCGACACCGCACCGCAGGCCTCCGCCGGCGCCGTGGTGACCCCGCTCGGCCAGACGGTCTATCTGGCGGCGGACGGCTTCCTCGACGATCTGGTGGCGGAACTGGGGGATGTCGCCTCGGTCGACGGCCGGCTGGTCTTCGTCGACGGCCCGGCGCGCCCGGCCGCCTGGGCACAGAACATCTGGCATGACCCGGTGCGCATCGAGTTCCCCTCCATCAAGGGGGGCGCCAAGGCGCTGCGCGGGATTCAGCGCAACTGGGCGCTGTGGTCGCAGCGCCATCACCGCCGCGCCGCCCTGATCCAGGAGAATCTGCCCCATGTGTCGGCCAAGCCGGTGGTGTTTCCGTCGCCGCTGCCGACGGCGCCGCTGGGTTCCTGGACGCTGACCGACGAGTCCACGATCATCGCCGCCGCGCGCTGCTCCAACCCCTTCCGCAACGGCGAGGTCACCTTCGTCGAGAACCGCACGGCGCCCCCCAACCGCGCCTATCTGAAGCTGTGGGAGGCGCTGACCCTGTTCGGCGAGCAGCCGGGACCGGGCGACCGCTGTCTCGACCTCGGCGCCTGTCCCGGCGGATGGACCTGGGTGCTGCATGAGTTGGGCGCATCGGTGGTCAGTGTCGACAAGGCGCCGCTCGACCCCGCCATCGCCGCTCTGCCGCGGGTGGAAATCCGTCAGGAAAGCGCCTTCGGGCTGAAGCCGGCGGCGGTCGGGCCGGTCGACTGGCTGTGCTGCGACGTGATCTGTTATCCGACCCGGCTTCTGCGGCTGGTGACCGAGTGGATGGAGAGCGGACTGGCCAAGCGTTTCATCTGCACGCTGAAGTTCCAGGCCGAGACCGACCATGAGACCGCCCGCGCCTTCGCCGCGATCCCAGGCGGCCGGGTGCTGCATCTGCACCACAACAAGCATGAACTGACCTGGATGTGGCCAAGTTATTGA